The following DNA comes from Streptomyces sp. Ag109_O5-10.
CCGTGGCCGGTTCCGTCCTGGGGGTCGCGCGTGCCGTGCTGCGTGATCAGGCGCAGTCGGAGGAGGTGGCGCAGGAGGTGCTGGTGGAGGTGTGGCGGACCGCCCCGCGCTTTCGGCCCGAGCGCGGGACTGCGGTCAACTGGATCCTCACCCTCGCGCACCGCCGCGCGGTGGACCGGGTCCGCTCGGTGGAGGCCGCGACCGCCCGCGACCACAAGGCCGCGCTGCTGGAGCGGACGCCTGAGTTCGACGAGGTGACCGAGCAGGTGGAGGCCAGGCTGGAACGGGAGCAGGTACGACGGTGCCTGCGCACGCTGACCGAGATCCAGCGCCAGGCCGTCACGCTCGCCTACTACCGAGGGCTGACCTACGGCCAGGTGGCCGAGGCGCTCACGCTTCCACTGGGCACCGCGAAGACCCGACTGCGGGACGGGCTCATCCGCCTGCGCGACTGCCTGGGGGTGACCGCATGACCAGCGTCGCCGATCTG
Coding sequences within:
- a CDS encoding sigma-70 family RNA polymerase sigma factor, whose protein sequence is MKEAVYIGRNPSSEPDLEELVGRVALGDEDAFAAVYDAVAGSVLGVARAVLRDQAQSEEVAQEVLVEVWRTAPRFRPERGTAVNWILTLAHRRAVDRVRSVEAATARDHKAALLERTPEFDEVTEQVEARLEREQVRRCLRTLTEIQRQAVTLAYYRGLTYGQVAEALTLPLGTAKTRLRDGLIRLRDCLGVTA